The Sulfurihydrogenibium sp. YO3AOP1 genome has a window encoding:
- a CDS encoding C39 family peptidase has protein sequence MIKKFLFISFLLFSLSYGGEVLNVPFERQKSEFCGPASLSSVLKYYGQNISQEEIAKSVYARNLKGALITDLENFAKEKGFKTILKKSDIDEIKKFIDERKPVIALLDYGYLFITKPHYVVIIGYNDNGFIINDGYEERKNMSYGEFLDKWGKLGKVILVVYQE, from the coding sequence ATGATTAAAAAATTTTTGTTTATTTCTTTTTTACTCTTCTCCCTCTCTTACGGGGGAGAGGTTTTAAATGTACCTTTTGAAAGACAAAAAAGTGAATTTTGTGGTCCAGCTTCTTTATCATCAGTATTAAAATATTATGGACAAAATATATCTCAAGAAGAAATTGCAAAATCAGTATATGCAAGAAATCTAAAAGGTGCACTAATCACAGATTTAGAAAATTTTGCTAAAGAAAAAGGATTTAAGACTATTCTTAAAAAATCAGATATAGATGAAATCAAGAAATTTATAGACGAAAGAAAGCCGGTAATTGCATTGTTGGATTATGGTTATTTGTTTATTACAAAGCCCCATTATGTTGTTATAATAGGTTATAATGACAATGGATTTATAATAAATGATGGATATGAAGAGAGAAAAAATATGTCTTATGGAGAATTCTTAGATAAATGGGGAAAATTAGGAAAGGTGATTTTAGTAGTTTACCAAGAATAA
- a CDS encoding PA2779 family protein — MLIKLKKSGIAIALAGYMTLLSTSSAPAAMVDSIFSENQNQVINQREEEINKIQKALENKLVKEKLKAYGLTDEEVKEKLSKMSDNQIHMLAQASDKVLAGGDAIGAAIGVLIIVLLVIVILKLLNKEIIIR; from the coding sequence ATGTTAATTAAGTTAAAAAAATCAGGAATAGCGATTGCATTAGCAGGTTATATGACTTTATTATCAACCTCTTCAGCTCCGGCTGCAATGGTTGATAGTATTTTCTCAGAAAATCAAAATCAAGTTATAAACCAAAGAGAAGAAGAAATTAACAAAATTCAAAAGGCATTAGAGAATAAGCTTGTTAAAGAAAAACTGAAAGCATATGGATTGACAGATGAAGAAGTTAAAGAAAAATTGTCAAAAATGTCTGACAATCAAATCCATATGTTAGCTCAGGCTTCCGATAAGGTTTTAGCCGGCGGTGATGCAATTGGAGCAGCAATAGGGGTTCTTATTATTGTTTTATTAGTAATTGTTATATTGAAACTTTTAAACAAAGAGATAATTATAAGATAA
- a CDS encoding spherulation-specific family 4 protein: protein MPTDTKLFSNSINLTDLTSYVIPMYSYPVGQYQSEWDKLYNLSTSKIVYVIINPNNGPGNSVDANYIDAINKLKAKGFYVIGYVYTRYGKRSLSSVTSDINKWLSLYGTDKIDGFFIDEVSNNIKKYSYYNSIYTYVNSKGKLVILNPGTNVDSRFFNISDKIVVFESNETDFEAFQYNNYSSINSDRVCSIVLSTPANKLSFVKDKMLKNNSSCGYIHDKSGNGVYFYLSPYLN, encoded by the coding sequence ATGCCAACAGACACTAAATTGTTTTCAAACAGCATTAATCTAACTGACCTAACGTCTTATGTAATTCCAATGTACTCCTATCCGGTTGGACAATATCAATCTGAGTGGGACAAGCTTTATAATCTAAGTACATCTAAAATTGTCTATGTAATAATTAATCCAAATAATGGTCCAGGGAATTCGGTAGATGCTAACTATATAGATGCAATCAATAAGTTGAAAGCAAAAGGCTTTTATGTTATTGGATATGTTTATACAAGATATGGGAAAAGAAGTCTTTCCAGTGTTACAAGCGACATAAATAAATGGCTTTCATTATACGGAACTGACAAGATAGACGGATTTTTTATCGATGAGGTTTCTAACAACATTAAAAAATATTCTTACTATAACAGTATTTATACATATGTTAATTCAAAAGGTAAGCTTGTAATACTAAATCCTGGCACTAACGTAGATTCAAGGTTTTTTAACATAAGCGATAAAATAGTAGTTTTTGAAAGCAACGAAACCGATTTTGAAGCTTTTCAATATAATAACTACAGCTCTATAAATTCCGATAGAGTTTGTAGTATAGTTTTAAGCACTCCTGCTAATAAACTGTCTTTTGTAAAAGACAAAATGCTTAAAAATAATAGTAGTTGTGGATATATACACGATAAAAGTGGAAATGGTGTATATTTTTATTTAAGCCCTTATCTTAATTGA
- a CDS encoding AAA family ATPase, whose translation MILKKIVLKNFLIHEDTQLEFSPNGITAIIGENGSGKSSIIEAIQFAFFGDSDKGNLKDLIKWGRRQAKVELEFETKDGLYKVIKEINKTGKNVNTNSEIFIYENGRFRPYYQKEVNKILPKITRLTKKTFFTSVLIKQGEIEGILREKPSERKKIIEDLLNINLYRKIQEQFKENQKRVKTRLDILQEDILKTDKIQIQQYLEELNNQLEILLKNYEGLNQKLNNIKQKLKEIEDQEKQASYLQSEIGKLEESIKNIKANIENYENQLKEIESLKAKFSELESKFNQLENLEKKSQILSQIEKLIITKESKEESIKQLEEDLKFLESYKDKAKEFEEKQNSLKQIESKLAEINQIKGEISQLNKQIEKINSDIQKKKQEYMAIVDDLTKIYQKFQTLKLNPLMIKEYKEANKLKLQQLEKEIKELEDKLSQVRTEGKALRESLESIQKLEGKCPTCLRPIEEHQKEELIKELEQAIEIKRKEYKELDEKLKSSKEEKEKQDKIKELLTELEPIYKSIKEKEDELKQAREKFNIFTHKLKNEENLRKQKEEIDQFIKEHQKDYGFFKNLQSKNIQKSYENLNKEIKELSEKINNLLKQIDFSASSKEEIEIKLRETKEKIEELKPYREEYLKAKQEIEEESKIKENIKKFEAELENKNKKLLELREKLDKIELDKLLKEKEFLKEKEDNYQKELLELSGKIGSLKNEINNYEKSIEELKNKEQEIETLKIKLEKYSKAIESIDYVCKVLEEKALYLLPKYTEELFEKFGFTQFSRLRFTEKYDIIFDALEVGASNIEVSSEALSGGQRIALAIALRLAIARLFNEKTDFLILDEPTIHLDQERKRELIDLLGDFKEKNFLKQLIVITHDEEVEDRADLIYKVNKGRVEVVE comes from the coding sequence ATGATATTGAAAAAGATTGTTCTAAAAAACTTTTTAATACATGAAGATACTCAATTAGAATTTTCTCCAAATGGTATAACTGCAATTATTGGTGAAAATGGGTCAGGGAAAAGTTCAATCATTGAAGCTATTCAATTTGCGTTTTTTGGAGATTCAGATAAAGGAAATCTTAAAGACTTAATTAAATGGGGAAGAAGACAGGCAAAGGTAGAGCTTGAATTTGAAACAAAAGATGGACTTTATAAAGTAATAAAAGAGATAAATAAAACAGGAAAAAATGTAAATACAAATTCAGAAATTTTTATATATGAAAATGGCAGATTTAGACCGTATTATCAAAAAGAGGTAAATAAAATTCTTCCAAAAATAACAAGACTGACTAAAAAAACATTTTTTACATCGGTCTTAATAAAACAAGGTGAAATAGAAGGGATTCTTAGAGAAAAGCCATCTGAAAGAAAAAAAATCATAGAAGACCTTTTAAACATAAATCTTTACAGAAAAATTCAAGAACAGTTTAAAGAAAATCAAAAAAGAGTAAAAACAAGGTTAGATATCTTGCAGGAAGATATTTTAAAAACTGACAAAATTCAGATTCAGCAATATCTTGAAGAATTAAACAATCAATTAGAGATTTTATTAAAAAATTACGAAGGCCTAAACCAAAAGCTAAATAATATCAAGCAAAAATTAAAAGAAATAGAAGACCAAGAAAAACAAGCTTCATACTTACAATCAGAAATTGGAAAGTTAGAAGAAAGTATAAAAAACATAAAAGCAAATATTGAAAATTATGAAAATCAGCTGAAAGAGATTGAAAGTTTAAAGGCTAAGTTTTCAGAATTAGAAAGTAAATTTAACCAACTTGAAAATCTTGAAAAGAAAAGTCAGATTCTAAGCCAAATAGAAAAGTTAATCATTACAAAAGAAAGCAAAGAAGAATCAATCAAACAGCTTGAAGAAGATTTAAAATTTTTAGAAAGCTATAAAGACAAAGCTAAAGAGTTTGAAGAGAAACAAAACTCTTTAAAGCAAATTGAATCAAAATTGGCTGAAATAAACCAAATTAAAGGTGAAATCTCACAGCTAAACAAACAAATTGAGAAGATAAATTCAGATATCCAAAAAAAGAAACAAGAATATATGGCAATTGTAGATGACCTGACTAAGATATATCAAAAATTCCAGACTCTAAAACTAAATCCTTTAATGATAAAAGAATATAAAGAAGCTAATAAATTAAAACTTCAGCAGTTAGAAAAAGAGATAAAAGAGTTGGAAGATAAATTAAGCCAAGTTAGAACTGAAGGTAAGGCTTTAAGAGAAAGTTTAGAAAGTATCCAGAAGCTGGAAGGAAAATGTCCAACCTGTCTAAGACCAATCGAAGAACATCAAAAAGAAGAGCTAATTAAAGAGCTTGAACAAGCAATTGAAATAAAAAGAAAAGAGTATAAAGAGTTAGACGAAAAACTAAAATCTTCAAAAGAAGAAAAGGAAAAGCAAGATAAAATAAAAGAGTTATTAACCGAATTAGAGCCAATTTATAAATCAATAAAAGAAAAAGAAGACGAATTAAAGCAAGCAAGAGAAAAATTTAACATTTTTACTCATAAGCTAAAAAATGAAGAAAATTTGAGGAAACAGAAAGAAGAAATTGACCAGTTTATAAAAGAACATCAAAAAGATTATGGATTTTTTAAAAATCTACAATCAAAAAATATTCAAAAAAGCTATGAAAACCTAAATAAAGAAATTAAAGAACTTTCAGAGAAGATAAACAACCTATTAAAACAAATAGATTTTTCTGCATCGTCAAAAGAAGAGATTGAAATTAAGCTAAGAGAAACAAAAGAGAAAATTGAAGAATTAAAGCCGTATAGAGAAGAGTATTTAAAAGCAAAGCAAGAAATTGAAGAAGAGAGTAAAATTAAAGAAAACATAAAAAAATTTGAAGCAGAGCTTGAAAATAAAAATAAAAAACTCTTAGAACTAAGAGAAAAGTTAGATAAAATAGAGTTAGACAAGCTATTAAAAGAAAAAGAATTTCTTAAAGAAAAAGAAGATAATTATCAAAAAGAGCTTTTAGAACTATCCGGAAAAATAGGTAGCTTGAAGAATGAAATTAATAATTATGAAAAATCTATCGAAGAGCTAAAAAATAAAGAGCAAGAGATAGAAACTTTGAAAATAAAGCTTGAGAAATACAGCAAAGCTATAGAATCTATAGATTATGTATGCAAAGTGCTTGAAGAAAAGGCATTATACTTACTACCTAAGTATACAGAAGAGCTTTTTGAAAAGTTTGGATTTACTCAATTTTCAAGACTAAGATTTACAGAAAAATATGATATTATCTTTGATGCTTTAGAGGTCGGAGCAAGTAATATAGAGGTTTCCAGTGAAGCTTTAAGCGGTGGACAAAGAATAGCACTTGCAATAGCGTTAAGATTGGCAATAGCAAGACTTTTTAATGAAAAGACAGACTTTTTAATCTTAGATGAGCCAACAATTCATTTAGACCAAGAAAGAAAGAGGGAGCTTATAGATTTACTTGGAGACTTTAAAGAAAAAAATTTTTTAAAACAGCTAATAGTTATAACTCACGATGAGGAGGTAGAAGATAGAGCTGATTTAATATATAAAGTTAATAAAGGTAGAGTGGAGGTGGTAGAATGA
- a CDS encoding MTH1187 family thiamine-binding protein → MSFLVEFSMFPTDKGESVSPYVSRIIKMIDESGIPYRLTPMGTVFETNTMEEALEVIHKAYKQLEPDCNRVYTVIKMDIRKNPQNRIEGKIKSVEEKLGKEVKK, encoded by the coding sequence ATGTCGTTTTTAGTAGAGTTTTCAATGTTTCCAACAGATAAAGGAGAAAGCGTAAGTCCTTATGTTAGCAGAATAATTAAAATGATAGATGAATCAGGTATACCTTACAGACTTACTCCAATGGGAACAGTTTTTGAGACCAACACTATGGAAGAAGCCCTTGAAGTTATACATAAAGCATACAAACAGCTTGAGCCAGATTGCAATAGAGTTTATACTGTTATCAAAATGGATATTAGAAAGAATCCACAAAATAGAATAGAAGGAAAAATTAAATCAGTGGAAGAAAAACTTGGCAAAGAAGTTAAGAAATGA
- the dnaN gene encoding DNA polymerase III subunit beta, producing MKLKAYKKDLQEAFKKVISEKKTALPILTNFLLKAEDGKLTVYGTDLEVYTSYWIPADVEEEGSLCVNSKKISDISKVLAQNEALLYTDGETLKITSGKTKYSLPTFEADDFPLPEAFPSDLAVSISGKELLKGISKTIYAVSKDESRFALNGVCFSFIKGKLDFVATDGHRLALYSTEITGKGLEGKYIVPQKALNEIKKLVSDVEDVEVAVSGSSIFFKGSNYVLSARLLEGVFPDYTQVIPNSFNIEIVLSKSELIDSIKRVIIAEENENKPIKLKLLDNKLIISTPPTSDTYAEDEIEVNYDGEEFEIGFNGKYILEAVDEIEDKNIVAKFINKDSQTVIIPENPEERYLAVVMPMTI from the coding sequence ATGAAATTAAAAGCCTATAAAAAAGACCTGCAGGAAGCGTTTAAGAAAGTTATATCAGAAAAGAAAACAGCACTTCCTATCTTAACAAATTTCTTATTAAAAGCTGAAGATGGAAAACTAACAGTTTACGGAACAGACTTGGAAGTATATACTTCATACTGGATACCTGCAGATGTTGAAGAAGAAGGTTCTCTTTGTGTAAACTCAAAAAAGATATCAGATATATCAAAAGTTTTAGCACAAAATGAAGCCTTGCTTTATACAGATGGAGAAACTTTAAAAATCACATCAGGAAAAACAAAATATAGCCTACCAACCTTTGAAGCTGATGATTTTCCATTGCCTGAAGCCTTTCCATCTGATTTAGCAGTATCAATAAGTGGTAAAGAACTTTTAAAAGGAATATCTAAAACGATTTATGCTGTTTCAAAGGATGAAAGTAGATTTGCTTTAAATGGTGTTTGTTTTTCCTTTATTAAAGGAAAGCTTGATTTTGTAGCAACTGATGGTCATAGGCTTGCTTTATACTCTACTGAAATTACTGGAAAAGGACTTGAAGGTAAGTATATCGTTCCACAAAAAGCGTTAAATGAGATTAAAAAACTTGTAAGTGATGTTGAAGATGTAGAAGTGGCAGTCTCCGGAAGTAGTATATTCTTTAAAGGTTCAAATTATGTTTTATCTGCAAGATTGCTTGAAGGTGTTTTCCCAGACTATACTCAAGTTATTCCAAATAGCTTTAATATTGAAATAGTCTTATCTAAATCGGAATTGATAGACTCTATAAAGAGAGTTATCATTGCAGAAGAAAATGAAAATAAGCCTATAAAGTTGAAATTACTTGATAATAAACTGATTATATCTACACCGCCAACAAGCGATACTTACGCAGAAGATGAAATAGAAGTAAATTATGATGGCGAGGAGTTTGAGATTGGCTTTAATGGAAAATACATTCTTGAAGCTGTAGATGAGATAGAAGATAAAAACATAGTTGCAAAATTTATAAATAAAGACTCTCAAACTGTTATTATTCCTGAAAATCCAGAAGAGAGATATTTAGCAGTAGTAATGCCAATGACGATTTAA